In Piliocolobus tephrosceles isolate RC106 chromosome 12, ASM277652v3, whole genome shotgun sequence, one DNA window encodes the following:
- the PRR32 gene encoding proline-rich protein 32, producing the protein MACIENVLGGHAPSPLVVAVDKHGNQELHHDMPLQCLSSKPEDDTEPWGLPQVPLRPSINVLTDLASEQPECPSERIGSCIPVHSLRALRHPYGPPSAVAEESLATAEVNSSDALAGWRQEGQDAINVSWKVSGGPPALIVGDTKVNNGGTERGSNNARLYVALPQGKGFFSPRGPQVRGPSHIPTLRSGIVMEVPPRNTQIACRGKLAHVSFPLGGPCHPMHNWPSPIPLSSSTPGLPSCSTAHCFIPPRSPIFNPFIAIRLPFAPPPICHPPLPSYFVHFHSGGMPAPASPNREHS; encoded by the exons ATGGCTTGTATTGAAAACGT CCTTGGAGGACACGCCCCTTCACCCTTGGTAGTAGCTGTGGACAAACATGGGAACCAGGAGCTGCACCACGATATGCCCCTGCAATGTCTGAGTTCCAAGCCGGAGGATGACACAGAGCCCTGGGGTCTACCTCAAGTACCGCTGAGACCTTCCATCAATGTGCTGACTGATCTGGCTAGCGAGCAACCGGAGTGCCCCTCTGAGAGAATAGGATCCTGCATTCCTGTTCATAGTTTGAGAGCTCTTAGACACCCCTATGGGCCACCATCTGCTGTTGCAGAAGAGTCCCTAGCAACAGCAGAAGTAAATAGCTCTGATGCACTGgcaggctggaggcaggagggaCAGGATGCTATTAATGTGTCCTGGAAAGTCTCTGGCGGCCCTCCTGCACTGATAGTAGGGGACACAAAGGTCAACAATGGGGGCACTGAGAGAGGTAGTAATAATGCAAGGTTGTATGTGGCTTTGCCACAAGGTAAAGGGTTCTTTTCACCCAGGGGCCCACAAGTGAGAGGCCCTTCACATATTCCCACCCTTAGATCAGGGATAGTAATGGAGGTGCCTCCCAGAAATACACAAATAGCCTGCAGAGGAAAACTGGCTCATGTTTCTTTCCCACTCGGGGGCCCATGCCACCCCATGCATAATTGGCCAAGTCCTATCCCGTTGTCTTCCAGTACTCCAGGTTTACCTTCTTGCTCTACTGCTCATTGTTTCATCCCTCCTCGATCTCCGATTTTCAATCCATTTATTGCTATTCGTCTTCCTTTTGCTCCTCCTCCAATATGTCATCCTCCACTGCCTTCTTATTTTGTCCATTTCCATTCTGGGGGAATGCCAGCTCCTGCATCACCCAACAGAGAGCACAGCTGA